The following are encoded together in the Lytechinus variegatus isolate NC3 chromosome 19, Lvar_3.0, whole genome shotgun sequence genome:
- the LOC121406308 gene encoding histamine H3 receptor-like: MENLTKTEFNTSNSYVYPYSTTWLAIVPLIISLIILVTVVGNLLVILAYIQDRCIRLKVANIFILNLAITDFIVGAFMWPVTISWLIKDTWVYGEIICKVWLIVDYTVTTMSAITLLMISWNRYCLFSSAVTHRVFQTKKGVGLMILSTWICVILVYSFLAFGFSPFTGQYTIDYTFNCELELTSNVIVTLISNVMFAICGHKCVSYLNWEITNALVWGNSMINPFIYAATNKHFRRKFREMLLFKRWVCDIKHCKITPG; this comes from the exons ATGGAGAACTTAACTAAGACAGAGTTCAACACCTCGAATTCGTACGTGTACCCATACTCAACAACGTGGCTTGCGATCGTTCCTCTCATTATTTCTCTCATCATTTTAGTGACAGTCGTCGGGAACCTGCTGGTAATTTTGGCATACATTCAAGACCGCTGCATCCGTTTGAAGGTAGCGAATATATTCATCCTGAACCTCGCGATCACGGACTTCATTGTCGGCGCATTTATGTGGCCCGTCACGATCTCCTGGCTCATTAAGGATACGTGGGTCTACGGTGAGATCATTTGCAAAGTGTGGTTGATAGTTGACTACACCGTAACGACAATGTCCGCAATAACCCTCTTGATGATAAGCTGGAACCGTTACTGCTTGTTCTCGTCGGCCGTCACGCATCGGGTGTTTCAGACGAAGAAGGGAGTTGGGTTGATGATCCTATCCACATGGATCTGCGTTATTCTGGTCTACTCGTTCCTGGCGTTCGGCTTTAGTCCGTTTACAGGACAGTACACCATTGACTACACGTTTAACTGCGAGCTTGAACTCACTTCCAATGTTATTGTTACCCTG ATCTCAAATGTCATGTTTGCAATTTGCGGCCACAAGTGCGTGTCATACCTGAACTGGGAGATCACGAATGCACTTGTGTGGGGTAACTCCATGATCAACCCTTTCATTTATGCAGCGACAAACAAGCACTTCCGTCGTAAATTTCGAGAGATGTTACTTTTCAAGAGATGGGTTTGTGATATAAAGCACTGCAAAATCACTCCAGGCTga